In Vigna unguiculata cultivar IT97K-499-35 chromosome 3, ASM411807v1, whole genome shotgun sequence, a single genomic region encodes these proteins:
- the LOC114178184 gene encoding histone-lysine N-methyltransferase SETD1A, protein MVSDSISAVPIPSAANTKNPGKKKRTNRSAKLKQYKIDARREQWLSQGVVKSKGCKDGVDDDVVHAPPPSVNHGKHSLEPLNTRREGEEDDGLIHHDSDSESPTNCPAGVLCGNDSGTNFTGSSSGGSSSSSSSSSSGGCCSGNITEEEGEEEEEEGEDDDDGCLDDWEAMADALAADDKHENPCSDSPPVVLPREGSNLESPNSKPESSRLVPWGSGSSRAWRADDAFRPQSLPNLSKQHSMPNPDRRCVGGVPWARVSTPSSCPICCEDLDLTDTSFLPCFCGFRLCLFCHKRILEEDGRCPGCRKPYECEPVETEASVHGGSLTLRLARSCSMIERS, encoded by the exons ATGGTTTCCGATTCAATCTCTGCCGTGCCGATTCCCTCCGCCGCAAACACTAAGAACCCCGGGAAGAAGAAGAGG ACTAACAGGTCTGCAAAATTGAAGCAGTATAAAATCGATGCGCGCCGCGAACAGTGGTTATCGCAAG GTGTGGTGAAGAGTAAGGGATGCAAGGACGGTGTGGACGATGACGTCGTTCACGCGCCGCCGCCGTCGGTAAATCACGGCAAGCACTCCTTGGAGCCTCTTAACACGAGGCGCGAAGGCGAAGAAGACGACGGATTGATTCATCATGACAGCGATTCCGAGTCTCCTACCAACTGTCCTGCCGGCGTATTGTGCGGCAATGATTCGGGAACAAATTTCACCGGAAGCAGTAGTGGTGggagcagcagcagcagcagcagttCAAGCAGCGGCGGGTGCTGTTCCGGGAACATTACCGAGGAGGAGggggaggaggaggaagaagaaggtgAGGACGATGATGACGGTTGCTTGGATGATTGGGAGGCCATGGCAGATGCTTTAGCCGCCGATGACAAGCACGAAAATCCTTGTTCTGATTCACCCCCTGTGGTTTTGCCTCGTGAAGGATCCAATTTAGAGTCTCCGAATTCAAAACCCGAGAGTAGTAGATTGGTTCCTTGGGGCTCTGGTAGTAGCCGAGCGTGGAGGGCCGATGACGCCTTTCGCCCTCAGAGTTTGCCAAATTTGTCTAAGCAGCACAGTATGCCGAACCCTGATCGCCGCTGCGTAGGAGGGGTCCCCTGGGCTCGTGTCTCCACACCTTCCTCGTGTCCTATTTGCTGTGAGGATCTGGATTTGACGGACACGAGTTTCTTGCCTTGTTTCTGTGGGTTTCGGCTTTGCCTCTTTTGCCACAAGAGGATTCTGGAGGAGGATGGGCGTTGCCCCGGGTGTAGGAAGCCTTATGAGTGTGAACCTGTTGAGACAGAGGCGAGTGTGCATGGAGGCAGCCTCACTCTTCGGTTGGCACGTTCCTGCAGCATGATCGAGAGGTCTTAA